A DNA window from Palaemon carinicauda isolate YSFRI2023 chromosome 39, ASM3689809v2, whole genome shotgun sequence contains the following coding sequences:
- the LOC137631298 gene encoding interferon-induced very large GTPase 1-like translates to MEKALENNGAWEVFEENADNSEISMKVNDEEPVYEKFENISLTKDNQTLKREEELFSKLGLTKYMERNDKISLQEVMSKSLKKRNSMNDIPCCSCVNLSIPLVIPPVLREESVFLLWSLRSTVAEFTLPGGSLCETSVVEPHIPIVSCLRLGEISRSKSKFLNEILNDQSHPTFFHRDCSNGINTRILSDGTIEIAWYFPPEKTENIDLSNNLALLNLRGDGKSAKTAKSVEFLCKISSIVLVMIDVSDIGNSDNIDSFQQENIIFDFDIRSEKNIKHLKNKTNNVINKNLAERTKEISLEDCIEVASSLEIRVDENTPECSRSKKLALSVVKEICKSGMNNLKAKNLPLQCRPWQEWAKLNTKKHRREKTGIQNMDSYLDKISNDMRKLRQEQLLLLEKPNILCGRLLNNLSEPISKENLYFLQ, encoded by the exons ATGGAGAAAGCACTAGAAAATAACGGTGCTTGGGAGGTTTTTGAAGAAAACGCAGACAACAGTGAAATCAGCATGAAAGTGAACGATGAAGAACCGGTCTATGAAAAATTTGAGAATATTTCACTGACTAAGGATAATCAAACTttaaagagagaagaagaattgttcagcaAACTGGGGTTAACCAAATATATGGAAAGAAATGATAAAATTTCCCTACAGGAAGTAATGTCCAAGTCTCTAAAGAAAAGAAACTCTATGAATGACATACCTTG TTGTTCATGTGTAAATTTAAGCATCCCTTTGGTTATACCACCGGTCCTGAGAGAAGAATCAGTGTTTCTCCTTTGGTCTTTGAGAAGTACTGTCGCAGAATTTACGCTTCCAGGTGGAAGCCTTTGTGAAACTTCAGTTGTAGAACCGCATATTCCTATTGTGTCTTGTCTAAGGCTTGGAGAGATTTCGAGATCCAAGTCGAAATTCTTAAATGAGATACTAAATGACCAAAGTCACCCTACATTTTTTCATCGAGATTGCTCAAATGGAATAAACACAAGAATTCTCTCTGATGGAACTATAGAAATTGCATGGTACTTTCCCCCAGAGAAGACTGAAAATATTGATTTGAGTAATAATTTAGCTCTCCTAAATCTTCGTGGAGATGGAAAGTCAGCCAAGACCGCTAAGAGTGTGGAGTTTCTGTGTAAAATTTCCAGCATTGTCTTGGTGATGATTGATGTTAGTGACATAGGAAATTCTGACAACATTGATA GCTTCCAACAAGAGAATATTATTTTTGACTTTGATATTAGAAGCGAAAAAAATATAAAGCATCTGAAGAATAAAACTAATAATGTGATTAATAAAAATCTGGCTGAGAGAACAAAAGAGATATCTCTTGAAGATTGTATAGAGGTGGCAAGCAGTCTAGAGATTAGAGTAGATGAAAACACCCCAGAATGCAGTAGAAGCAAAAAGCTAGCTTTATCAGTTGTAAAAGAGATTTGCAAAAGTGGAATGAATAACCTTAAAGCAAAAAATTTGCCATTACAATGCAGACCTTGGCAGGAGTGGGCTAAATTAAACACAAAAAAGCATAGACGAGAAAAGACAGGAATTCAAAATATGGACTCTTATTTGGACAAAATTTCTAATGATATGAGAAAACTCAGACAGGAGCAACTGCTATTACTTGAAAAACCAAACATTCTCTGTGGTAGACTTTTGAACAACCTCTCAGAGCCAATCAGTAAAGAGAATCTTTACTTTTTGCAGTAG
- the LOC137631096 gene encoding interferon-induced very large GTPase 1-like encodes MEKALENNGAWEVCEENTDNSEISMKVNDEEPVYEKFENISQTKDNQTLMREEELFSKLGLTKYMERNDKISLQEVMSKSLKKRNSMNDIPWYVFLKMLMIDYRGRDEIISAEIESSFSTDQNIQKPEKDFIDDFEEIFSGKVEDDSPKTLFSLPHPMDVLVAIILCSSDFLRQILCEKLFMCKLSIPLVIPPVLREESVFLLWSLRSTVAKFTLPGGSLCETSVVDPHIPIVSCLRLGEISRSKSKFLNEILNDQSHPTFFHRDCSNGINTRILSDGTIEIAWYFPPEKTENIDLSNNLALLNLRGDGKSAKTAKSVEFLCKISSIVLVMIDVSDIGNSDNIDSIRTKLSQDTKLIVLLTKQPTTKLDETITERIKKFVESLKCKDIQRENIIFDFNIRSEKNIKHLKNEINNVINKNLAERTKEISLEDCIEVANSLEIRVDENTPECSKSKKLALSVVKEICKSGMNNLKAKNLPLQCRPWQEWAKLNTEKHRQENRGNQNMDSFLDKISYEMRKLRQEQLLLLEKPNILCGRLLNNLSEPISEENLYFLQWMKLLLDKISRQTLPGLQKKCSKKWNEIHQCEDVTKQRDLRVELDTSERELAESYLGLEHFMREIAQAYESVRYTGKEASDETLKLIQCLPSMMAELMLLGYPLEIMDGDAAHIPMKWVQAVLAQVSKRIGNKKIFVVSVLGIQSSGKSTLLNAMFGLQFAVAAGRCTRGVFAQLLPVSSEYSGTSYDYILVVDTEGLRAAELGKEKIHHDNKIATLVIGLGDITMVNVKGENVSEMEDVLEIVVHALMKMSLVNKNLKLQPSCLFIHQNVSAQDASQKLRIGQQKLIETLDKVTKAAGKQEDNPQYTKFKQLIDFDINKDIWYIPDLWKGDPPMAPVNPGYSENVDGVKQRLMTDIMQKRSLHLTADKFSARLKDLCHGILDQNFVFSFKNSLEMDAYNSLERELSDILWSMKSTGMEWFNSKRNLIGNSDDKLAKLCHDLESECRKHIDNAFQEAEKKLDDFFTTNEDRSILEQWRANSSLRLKTSYSDIINSVIGNVKCETEKRKIQVQQKKVMKTYINTTMKDAQKLAEELRQEGQKKLSEEELKLKFREKWNEWIKDVPQKETEDLSVVEKISDILERHFKHDFALLKRLQEERCQETARDNCVNAVERYSADNISFSVLRVKNFRSNHGEIVLKFINRMIKNVKEIMSEIHEQTNHEQCAQKVLECINETLQKLNEVIRFNYVHELQTCLAIFSFQYASYPHSRISTFEPGHGNDQEVVEYGILPVFEQALLKRFPHAKDVMRKLKPELMQQTRSRNFIFDVEKHTQMTEGKPSNVKEQVQKLLDNLFDEVESYTDMVYGFQELYIEEIIHKITAMESECNGVNFTKTFKIQLAIYLCQFSLPKFCEKQKRFVQDKDQRFVYERDNYGPCFERFKNFYFKFTNEQALANVLSERVGKGIENAVNMDMARALAKDVKSNVSQLQLKPVFLKSVLHQLLEVDEFEEFYLYLTDYCASIEKWLCYYIDEYLFTEQTNAPNRYTQIASQKVESLVSEVCKEIVSQIPGNNENSLLLWIKDFHSRVKDKLALPEDDLLSLLEGYEIASLETFSEHFNNKVLEHQNKIKEIFSTHTADDHKDAHEDNVYKLIGIEVKGCTERCPFCSAPCSRNTPGHEKGGVHHIAVEHYPLAFGGYIDSLTKKLVTENCTASVNRYFCSFTNDETGFWGCRYASYKNLYPDWDIHGDASVDATPYWKWFLVKYEAELANRFNAARPSIPSSWTRITKEDAENSIVL; translated from the exons ATGGAGAAAGCACTAGAAAATAACGGTGCTTGGGAGGTTTGTGAAGAAAACACAGACAACAGTGAAATCAGCATGAAAGTGAACGATGAAGAACCGGTCTATGAAAAATTTGAGAATATTTCACAGACTAAGGATAATCAAACTTtaatgagagaagaagaattgttcagcaAACTGGGGCTAACCAAATATATGGAAAGAAATGATAAAATTTCCCTACAGGAAGTGATGTCCAAGTCCCTAAAGAAAAGAAATTCTATGAATGACATCCCTTGGTATGTCTTTCTGAAGATGTTGATGATAGACTATAGGGGAAGAGATGAAATTATTTCAGCTGAAATCGAAAGTAGTTTTTCAACAGATCAGAATATCCAAAAGCCAGAAAAAGATTTCATTgatgattttgaagaaattttttcaGGAAAGGTGGAAGATGATTCGCCAAAAACACTTTTCTCACTGCCGCATCCCATGGATGTTCTTGTTGCAATCATCTTGTGTTCCTCAGATTTCCTAAGACAAATTCTTTGTGAGAAGTTGTTCATGTGTAAATTAAGCATCCCTTTGGTTATACCACCAGTCCTGAGAGAAGAATCAGTGTTTCTCCTTTGGTCTTTGAGAAGTACTGTCGCAAAATTTACGCTTCCAGGTGGAAGCCTTTGTGAAACTTCAGTTGTAGACCCGCATATTCCTATTGTGTCTTGTCTAAGGCTTGGAGAGATTTCGAGATCCAAGTCGAAATTCTTAAATGAGATACTAAATGACCAAAGTCACCCTACATTTTTTCATCGAGATTGCTCAAATGGAATAAACACAAGAATTCTCTCTGATGGAACTATAGAAATTGCATGGTACTTTCCCCCAGAGAAGACTGAAAATATTGATTTGAGTAATAATTTAGCTCTCCTAAATCTTCGTGGAGATGGAAAGTCAGCCAAGACCGCTAAGAGTGTGGAGTTTCTGTGTAAAATTTCCAGCATTGTCTTGGTGATGATTGATGTTAGTGACATAGGAAATTCTGACAACATTGATAGTATAAGAACAAAATTATCCCAAGATACAAAGTTAATTGTTCTGTTGACAAAACAACCAACAACTAAATTGGATGAGACCATTACAGAGAGAATAAAGAAATTTGTGGAATCACTCAAATGCAAAGATATCCAACGAGAGAATATTATTTTTGACTTTaatattagaagtgaaaaaaatataaagcatcTGAAGAATGAAATTAATAATGTGATTAATAAAAATCTGGCTGAGAGAACAAAAGAGATATCTCTTGAAGATTGTATAGAGGTGGCAAACAGTCTAGAGATTAGAGTAGATGAAAACACCCCAGAATGCAGTAAAAGCAAAAAGCTAGCTTTATCAGTTGTAAAAGAGATTTGCAAAAGTGGAATGAATAACCTTAAAGCAAAGAATTTGCCATTACAATGCAGACCTTGGCAGGAGTGGGCTAAATTAAACACAGAAAAGCATAGACAAGAAAACAG AGGAAATCAAAATATGGACTCTTTTTTGGACAAAATTTCTTATGAAATGAGAAAACTCAGACAGGAGCAATTGCTATTACTTGAAAAACCAAACATTCTCTGTGGTAGACTTTTGAATAACCTCTCAGAGCCAATCAGTGAAGAGAATCTTTACTTTTTGCAGTGGATGAAACTTCTTTTGGATAAGATTTCAAGACAAACTCTACCTGGTTTACAAAAGAAATGCAGCAAAAAATGGAACGAAATTCACCAGTGTGAAGATGTTACAAAACAAAGGGATTTACGAGTTGAGCTAGACACAAGCGAAAGAGAATTAGCTGAATCTTATTTAGGCTTAGAACATTTCATGAGAGAAATTGCCCAGGCTTATGAATCTGTTCGTTATACAGGGAAGGAAGCATCTGACGAAACTTTAAAACTAATACAATGTCTCCCAAGTATGATGGCAGAGCTGATGCTTCTAGGCTACCCTTTGGAAATAATGGATGGAGATGCTGCACACATACCAATGAAGTGGGTACAGGCTGTTCTGGCTCAGGTCTCAaaaaggattggtaataagaaGATATTTGTAGTTTCAGTTTTAGGAATTCAAAGCTCTGGAAAATCTACATTACTTAATGCTATGTTTGGACTTCAATTTGCTGTAGCTGCTGGAAGGTGTACTAGAGGGGTCTTTGCACAGCTGTTGCCCGTTAGTTCAGAGTATTCTGgtactagttatgattatatactAGTCGTAGATACAGAAGGTTTAAGGGCAGCTGAATTAGGTAAAGAAAAAATTCACCATGATAATAAGATTGCCACCCTGGTTATAGGTTTAGGAGACATAACAATGGTGAATGTTAAGGGAGAAAATGTCTCCGAAATGGAGGATGTACTTGAAATTGTAGTTCACGCTCTGATGAAAATGAGTCTAGTGAATAAAAACCTAAAACTTCAGCCATCTTGTCTTTTCATTCATCAGAATGTTTCTGCACAGGATGCCTCCCAGAAATTAAGAATTGGCCAACAGAAGTTAATAGAAACACTTGATAAGGTAACAAAAGCTGCAGGAAAGCAAGAGGATAATCCACAATATACCAAATTCAAGCAACTTATTGACTTTGACATTAACAAAGATATTTGGTACATACCAGATTTATGGAAGGGAGACCCACCGATGGCCCCAGTAAATCCTGGCTATAGTGAGAATGTAGATGGTGTAAAGCAAAGATTGATGACCGATATAATGCAGAAACGGTCTTTACACCTCACGGCTGATAAATTTAGTGCTAGACTTAAAGATCTTTGTCATGGCATTCTAgatcaaaattttgtttttagcTTTAAAAACAGTCTTGAAATGGATGCCTATAATTCTTTAGAGAGGGAATTATCTGATATTCTGTGGTCAATGAAGTCAACAGGTATGGAGTGGTTTAATAGCAAAAGAAACTTAATAGGGAATAGCGATGACAAACTAGCTAAACTTTGTCATGATTTAGAATCGGAATGCAGAAAGCATATTGACAATGCATTTCAGGAGGCTGAGAAGAAACTTGATGACTTTTTCACAACTAATGAGGACAGATCTATTTTGGAACAATGGCGAGCAAATTCTAGTCTAAGGTTAAAAACAAGTTATAGCGACATTATAAATAGTGTAATTGGTAATGTAAAGTGCGAGACAGAAAAGAGAAAAATCCAAGTTCAACAAAAGAAAGTtatgaaaacttatataaatacAACAATGAAAGATGCACAGAAGCTAGCAGAAGAATTAAGACAAGAGGGTCAGAAAAAGCTGAGTGAAGAAGAGCTAAAATTGAAGTTTAGGGAGAAATGGAATGAATGGATAAAGGATGTGCCACAAAAAGAAACGGAAGACCTAAGTGTCGTTGAGAAAATATCAGATATTCTTGAAAGACACTTTAAACATGACTTTGCTCTACTCAAACGTTTACAGGAAGAGAGATGTCAGGAAACTGCTCGTGACAACTGTGTAAACGCTGTCGAAAGGTATTCTGCCGACAACATTTCTTTTTCTGTCTTACGCGTTAAAAATTTTCGTTCTAATCACGGGGAAattgttttaaagtttataaatagaatgataaaaaatgttaaagaaataatgaGTGAAATACATGAACAAACGAACCACGAACAATGTGCCCAAAAAGTATTAGAATGCATTAATGAGACACTCCAGAAATTAAATGAAGTCATAAGATTTAATTATGTGCATGAGTTGCAAACATGTTTAGCAATCTTTTCCTTTCAGTATGCTTCTTATCCACACTCTAGAATTTCTACATTTGAGCCTGGTCATGGAAATGATCAGGAAGTGGTAGAATATGGCATTCTCCCTGTTTTTGAACAAGCTCTTCTCAAAAGGTTTCCACACGCTAAAGATGTGATGCGAAAATTAAAACCAGAGCTTATGCAACAAACTAgatctagaaattttatttttgatgttgAAAAGCATACTCAAATGACGGAAGGTAAGCCATCCAATGTTAAGGAACAAGTTCAGAAACTTTTAGATAACTTGTTTGATGAGGTTGAATCATACACTGACATGGTTTATGGTTTCCAGGAACTTTATATTGAGGAAATTATCCACAAGATCACTGCTATGGAGAGCGAATGTAATGGCGTGAATTTCACAAAAACCTTCAAAATCCAACTGGCAATTTACCTATGCCAGTTTTCTCTTCCAAAATTTTGTGAAAAACAGAAAAGGTTTGTACAAGATAAAGACCAGaggtttgtgtatgagagagacaATTATGGCCCATGTTTTGAAAGGTTTAAGAATTTCTATTTCAAGTTCACAAATGAACAAGCACTCGCCAATGTTTTGTCAGAACGTGTTGGAAAAGGAATTGAAAATGCTGTTAACATGGACATGGCTCGAGCACTAGCAAAAGAcgttaagagtaatgtaagtcaatTGCAACTTAAACCAGTCTTCCTCAAATCTGTATTACACCAACTTCTAGAAGTAGATGAGTTTGAAGAGTTTTATTTATATCTCACCGACTATTGTGCTTCTATAGAGAAATGGCTTTGCTATTATATCGACGAATATTTATTTACTGAACAGACCAATGCACCAAACAGGTACACACAGATTGCGAGCCAAAAGGTAGAAAGTCTCGTCTCAGAAGTATGTAAAGAAATCGTAAGTCAAATTCCTGGCAATAATGAAAATTCTCTTCTATTATGGATTAAAGACTTCCATTCAAGAGTAAAGGATAAGTTGGCGTTGCCTGAGGATGATTTACTGAGCCTGTTGGAGGGATATGAAATTGCCTCACTGGAAACCTTCTCTGAACACTTCAACAATAAAGTGTTGGaacatcaaaacaaaataaaagaaatcttttcTACACATACTGCAGATGACCATAAGGATGCTCATGAAGACAATGTGTACAAATTAATTGGTATTGAGGTCAAGGGGTGTACTGAAAGGTGTCCTTTCTGCTCTGCTCCGTGTTCTCGGAATACACCTGGACACGAAAAAGGGGGAGTACATCATATTGCGGTTGAACACTATCCACTGGCATTCGGAGGGTACATAGATTCTCTTACTAAAAAATTAGTTACAGAAAACTGTACAGCTTCAGTCAATAGATACTTTTGCAGTTTTACAAATGATGAAACAGGGTTTTGGGGTTGTCGGTATGCAAGCTACAAGAATTTATATCCTGACTGGGATATTCACGGCGATGCATCTGTTGATGCAACACCCTATTGGAAATGGTTTCTTGTAAAATATGAAGCCGAGTTAGCCAATAGATTTAACGCAGCAAGGCCCAGCATTCCATCTTCATGGACGAGGATTACTAAAGAAGATGCAGAGAATTCGATTGTGCTGTAA